Genomic window (Arthrobacter sp. StoSoilA2):
GGATCGTAAACGGCGACATCGTCAGCCCGGAGATTGTGTTGCGGGTAGCGTTCGGCCATCTCCTCCCTGCTGAGGATCTGGTGGCTCGCTCCGTTGATGCGGGTGGTTTCCAGCAGCTTGGGAATGTATGGTCCATCAGCAGTACCGATGGAGAGTCCGCCGCAGCGGGTGAGGATGTCCTGTCCCGTTTCTGCTTCGAGCTCGGCCCACAGATCCCGGGAGCGTTCCAGGATGGGGTAGTAGTCCGGCCTTCCCCTGTAAAGCATCCGGAAAAGCCGGGTGTCGCCACCCACCGCACTTCTGCCATGGCCCGGGGCGTGTGCTTCAAAGCCGACCACGGAATCGGACAGTCGTGAGGCCTGCCAGAGCGCCATGCTTCCGATGCTGCCCAGGCCGATGACGGCGAGTTTTCCATCCATCGCTTACAGCACCTGCTTCAGGAAGGCCTGGGTGCGTGCTTCCTTGGGGTTCTTCAGGATCTCCCGGGCATCTCCACGTTCCACCACGTAGCCCTCATCCATGAAGATCAGGGAATCGGCCACTTCGCGGGCGAAGCCCATCTCGTGGGTGACTACCACCATGGTCATGCCCTTCTTGGCGAGGTCCTGCATGACACCGAGGACTTCCCCTACCTTTTCGGGGTCAAGGGCGCTGGTGGGTTCGTCGAACAGGATGATTTCCGGATCCATGGCCAAAGACCGGGCGATGGCGACCCGCTGCTGCTGCCCGCCGGAAAGCTCGGCCGGGTAGCGGTCACCGAAAGCGCCGAGGCCCACGCTGGTGAGCAGTTCCTGGGCGCGCTTGGAGGATTCCTTCTTGTCGGCACCCTTGACCAGGACCGGACCGGACATGACATTCTCGCGGGCAGTCATGTTCGGGAACAGGTTGAACTGCTGGAAGACCATGCCTACCCGTGTACGTTGCTGGGCAAGCTTCTTAGGGGGCAGCGCGTGGTAGGCGTGGTCGGTCTCGTAGTACCCGAAATCGTCGCCGTTGACTTTCAGGATTCCGGAGTCCACAGTCTCCAGGCCGTTGATGCAGCGCAACAGCGTGGACTTTCCGGAGCCGCTGGGTCCGATGATGCAGCAGATTTCACCGCTGGCGATATCGAGGTCGATATCGTGGAGAACGGTCTTGTGCCCAAAGGACTTACGAATTCGGCGGGCGTGGATTGTGCCGTCGGTGCTCATCGTGCGATGCCTTCCGGTGCGGTCAGGGTGACTTTCTTGGACTTGCGGGGTACCCGGGCGGAGGTGTGGGAGTACTTCTGTTCGAGCTTGGACTGCGGGTAGCTCAGCAGCAGCGTCATCACCAGGTACCACAGGCTCGCCACGATCAGCAGCGGGATGGTCTCGTAAGTACGTGCGTAGATGAGCTGGGCGCTCTGCAGAAGTTCCGCAACACCCAGGACACTGACCAGGGATGTTTCCTTGAACATTCCAATGACCTGGTTGCCGGTGGCCGGAATGATCGATGGCATGGCCTGGGGAATGATGATCTTGCGCATCTTCGTAGAGGCGCTCATTCCCAGGGAGTCCGCGGCTTCAATTTGTCCCTTGCCCACCGAGGAGAACCCTCCGCGGATGATTTCTGCCATGTACGCGGCTTCATTCAACGTCAAACCGACCAAGGCTGCGGTGATCGGACCCATGAGTGCATTCGTGTCGATTGCGGTGCCGATGTCGGTAAACGGGATCCCGATGGTGAGGTTCGGGTACAGGGCGGAGATGTTGAACCAGAAGATCAGCTGGACCAGGACCGGGGTACCGCGGAACAGGGTGATGAACGCCCCTGCTGTGGCCGCGATCGGCTTGACGCTCGAGGACCTCATAATCGCAATGACCAGGCCCAGGAGGGTACCCAGGGCCATGCTTGCGAGCGTAAGGAAGATGGTGAGCATCAGCCCGCGGAGGATCGATTCGTGGGTGAAATACTTGGCCACCACGTCCCACTTGAAGTTGGGGTTGGTGGAGACCGAGAAGAGGATGCCCGCGCCAAACAGGATGGAAACCACCCAGGCGACGTATTCAAAAGTGCTTCTGCGGCGAAGGCGGGGCTTGAGTGCCGGATCAATTCCGTTCATTGTCGGTTTGCTTCCGTTACTGATGGTTTGCACCATGGGAGCACCTCTCCTAGTTGAGTTTCGCATCCGTGATGGCTCCGGCATCGAGGCCCCAGGTGGAGAGGGACTTCTTGTATTCCGGGCTGTTCAGGACCGACTGGATGGCGGCCTGGAGGGCGGGAGTCAGGGCAGATCCCTTTTTGACACCGATTGCGGTGAGGTCGCTGGATCCGACGTTGATCTGGGGGGTCAGGATTGTGAACGATTTGGGCTGCTGCTTCTCGGCCCAGGCGAGGGAGGTTGTGTCGTAGAGGATGCCGTCGATCCGCTTGGATGCCAGCTGCGTCAGGGCTTCCTGGACGTTGGGCAGGGTCACGGCGTTGATCGCGGGCTGTCCCTTGGAAGTGCAGGTCTGCTCCGAGAGGGCCGGGAGTCGCTTGAGCTGGCCCGTCGAGCCCTGGGTAACGGCAATGTTCTTACCGCACAGTGTCTCGTTGCTGAGCTTCAGCGGGTTGCCTGCGGCCACGGCCACTGAGTTGCCGGCTTTGAAGTAGTCGATCATGTCCAGGACCTTCAACCGCTCAGCGGTCTTGGACATGGTGGTGGCGGTGAAGTCGTAGCGCCCGCCGTCCAGGCCGGGGACGATCGTGTCGAACTTGGTGTCCTGGAACTTCAGCTTCAGGCCGAGCTTCTTTGCCACCAGGCGGGCAATGTCCGGGTTCAGGCCGATCGGTGTCGAGTTGTCTTCAGCGAGGAACGTCGTCGGCGGGTAGTGCAGGTCCATGGCGACCGTCAGTTCACCCTTGTCCTTATAGGACGCCGGCAGGAGGCTTACGGCCTTTTCGTCGGGCTGGACGCCCTCGGAGATGTCTGTAGTGTTCGTGGTCTTGCTCGCGTCCGGGGAATCGCTGCTGTTGGCTGTTCCACCACAGGCGCTCAGGGCGAGTAGTACGGCAAGTCCTGCGGCTGCAGTCTGGGCCTTGTTACGAATCTTCATGGTGCTTCCCTTCGAGGGAGTCGGTCACTGGGGAGGGAGAAGTTCTAGGTTGCAATGTGATCCGGATCTCTCCGTCATCTAATGCAATGCAACCCCCTCAACAGTAGATTGTCAACAATTGACAGAAAGTTTTTTCAAGCTTCCTCTCTGTGAGAATGGTTCTAATTACGGCACTAGAAACTGTTGACAATTTACAATTTGGCGGCCTAGAGTCGAATCATCGGGCACGAACCTTCCAGCCCGCCAGGCACGATTTCGCGGTTCAGCTCGCCTCTTTCGATACCTCCACACACACGGGGCAAGCCCCCTTCCATCTCCCGAAAAGAACGGAAACCCCATGGCAGAGACCAACTTCCGGCCGAAGTACATCTCCTTCGATGTCTACGGCACGCTGATCAACTTCGACATCGATCCCACCACCCGGCGGCTGCTCGATGGACGCATCTCCGAAGAGCAGTGGCCTACGTTCAAGAAGCAGTTCCGTGGCTACCGCTTCGACGAGGTCCTGGGGGACTACAAGCCGTATGAGGCGATCCTGCAGGATTCCTTTGACCGGGTGTGCAAGCGCTGGGGCATTGGGCCCACCGAAGGTGCCGGCGCAGCGTTCGCTGACGCCGTCCGCGGTTGGGTTGCGCACGAGGATGTGCCGGCCCCGCTGAAGCTCATGGGCGACAACTACCAGTTGGTGGCGTTGTCCAACGCGGACGACAGTTTCCTGGATATCAGCATCCCGAAGCTGGGTGCAGAGTTCCACGCGGTCCTGACTGCCGAGCAGGCACAGGCCTACAAGCCGCGCTACCAGGCTTTCGAGTACATGCTCGATACCCTGAACGCCAAGCCGGAGGACTTCCTGCACGTCTCCTCGCACACCCGGTACGACATGCATCCGATGCATGACATGGGCTTCCGTAACCTCTGGATGCTGGACCGTGGCTACGACCCCATTGGCGGGGGCTACGACCTCACCACGGTTAAGTCCCTGGACGAGATCAACAAGCACCTCGGTCTCTAAACCGGCTTCGAAGCGAAAGGTCATACCGTGAAACTTGTTCCCTACTGGCTCGATACTGCAGAGCCTTCCGGCGATTACCGCCGCACTCCGGTCCCGGAGAACGTTGATGTTGCGATTATCGGTGCCGGCTTTACCGGGCTGTCAGCAGCCCTTGAATTCGCCAAGCAGGGCGCCAGTGTGGCCGTTTTCGAACGCCACACTGTTGGCTGGGGCGCTTCAGGCCGTAACGGGGGAATGGCTACGACCGGTTTGGCCATTGGCTTCAGCACGGCAGTCAAGCGCTACGGAGCTCCCCGTGCAGTTGAGATGTTCCGCGAATACAACGATGCCATCGAAACCATCGAGAAGCTGGTGCACGACAACGGCATCGACTGCGATTTCAAGCGTTTCGGCAAGCTCTCCCTGGCGTTCCACAAGTCCCACTACGATGGCTTCCTGAAGTCCCAGGAGCTGCTGGCAAACCTGGTCGATCACCACGTAAAGGTCATCCCCAAGTCAGAGATCCACAGCGAAATCGGCACGGACTTCTACCAAGGTGCCATGATGGATCCGCTGGGTGCCGGTCTTCACGTAGGGAAGTTCGTGCACGGCCTGGCAAAGGTGGCAATCGACAACGGCGCAGTCATTTGCGAGAACGCATCGGTCACCGAGCTGAACAAGGTCTCGGGCACAGTGCACGATGTCCACACCACCCGTGGCATTACCCGGGCCAAGCAGGTCCTGGTCGCCACCAGCGGCTACACCGGCAACATCACCCCGTGGCTGCAGCGCCGCGTGATCCCGGTTGGCAGTTTCATCATCTGCACGGAGCCTCTGTCCGAAGAAGTGGTGAACCGCATCCTGCCGAACAGGCGCCAGGCCTCTGACAGCAAGATGCTGACGTACTACTTCCGGATCACGCCGGACAACAGGCTGCTGTTCGGTGGCCGGGCCCGGTTCGCTTTGTCCAGCCCGGATTCGGACGTCAAGAGCGCCGAAATCCTGCACAAGGCCATGACTGAGCTCTTCCCGTACCTCTCCAAGGCCAAGGTGGACTACATCTGGGGCGGTCTGGTGGATCTATCCATGGACCAGATGGTCCATGCCGGCCAGCATGACGGCCTGTTCTACTCCCTCTGCTACAGCGGCCATGGCGTTCAAATGGCGGCCCACATGGGTAAGCGGATGGCCCACTACATGGCCGGCGACAAGTCGGCAAATGTGTGGGAAGACCTGAAGAACCCGCCGGTTCCGGGCCACTTCGGCCCGCCATGGTTCCTGCCGTTCATTGGCGGAGCCGCGAAGATCATCGACCGTATCAAGTAGACATTCCGCTAGCCAGGCAAGGTAAAGGTTCCCATGAGTTCATCAACAACCGTCGCTGGAGCGCGCCTAAAAACAGCTGAGGAAACGGCCTACAGGCGGGCAAGCGTTGCGGCGCTTCCCGGAGGCGCGTTCCTCGAAGGCCTTTGGGAGACCGCAGACAGGATCCTGGAAGTACGGGACCCTGAAGACGGCGTGCTGTTGGGCACTGTGTGTTCTTCAACCCCGCAGGATGTCCGCCGGGCGATTGCCCACATTCACCGCCACCTCCTGGACGATGAATGGCCTCTCCGGGAACGCCGCGAGGCCCTGGAACGGGCTGCAGTGCTCCTGGCTGAGCAGTCGGTACGGTTTTCGGAGATCATTGCCGCCGAGAGCAGCAAGACCATCAACGAGGCCGAGCGTGAAGTGCGCCGGTGCATCGAGACGTTGCGGCTTTCGGCGGCAGCGTCGAGCGAACTCGTGGGGGAAACTCTCGGCTTTGAGGACAGCATGGCGGGAGCCAACAAGATCGGCTGGTACAGCCGCAAGCCTGTTGGCATCATCGCTGCCATTACGCCCTTCAACGATCCGCTGAACCTTGTGGCACACAAGCTGGGCCCGGCGCTGATCGGAGGCAACGGCGTCGTACTTAAACCCTCAGGCCGCACGCCGCTGACCGGGCTGGCTTTCGTTCAGCTGTTGCTTGAGGCCGGTGTTCCGACAGGTCGCGTCGCCGCGATCGTGTCGGGACCCGGGGTGTCCGAAGCGATCGTGACCGACCCCCAGGTGGACCTCATCTCTTTCACCGGCGGGCCGGCCACGGCCGACCGCATTGCTGGCGCCGCGGGAGCAAAGAAGATCCTTTCGGAACTGGGCGGCAACAACGCTACGATCGTCTGCGCCGATGCTGAACCGGCAGCTGCTGCTGAGGCGATCGTCGCCGGGGCATTCGGTGTGGCCGGCCAGAACTGCCTGTCGGTCCAGCGCGTTTACGTCCACATTTCGCTGTTCGACGAAGTCCTTGAAAAGGTACTCACGGGGACCAGCGCGCTCCGCGTCGGAGCAAAGATGGACCGCAGCACCGATGTCGGCCCGCTCATCAGCGAAGCGGAGGCCCGGCGGGTTGAGGCATGGGTGGAGGAGGCCAAAGCGGCCGGCGCCACTGTCCGTGTGGGCGGTCAGCGCCACGGCGCCTTCTACCAGCCGACCGTTCTCACCGATGTGCCGGCAGACGCCCGCGTCATCATTGAGGAAGTGTTTGGCCCCGTGGTCAGCATCACGCCCTTCATCCAGATCTCCGACGCCATCCATGCGGCCAATGCCTCCGAATACGGGCTCCAGGCTGGTGTCTTCACAGAATCCATTGACCTGGCACTGGCAATTGCCGACAAGCTGCATGTCGGGGCGGTGGTCATCAACGAGACAAGCGACGTCCGGATCGATTCCATGCCCTTTGGCGGTTTCAAGAAGTCCGGGGTTGGCCGTGAAGGCGTCAAGCACGCAGTCCGCGAAATGACAGAGCCCAAGAGCACCATTATCAAACTGGCGGAGCCCGCCACCCGCTGGCAGCAGCTGACGGGCACCTCAGAACGGAACGCATCATGACTACCCACAAAATCGCGGTCATCGCCGGCGACGGTATCGGCAAGGAAGTCGTCCCTGCGGCCATCGAAACCCTTGAGCGAATCGCTGAGATCCACTCCATCAACCTGAAATTCACGCACTTCGACTGGGGATCTGACTACTACGCCCAGCACGGCCGCATGATGCCGGTGGACGGCCTGGACCAGCTCGCTCAGCATGACGCCATTTTCCTGGGTGCCGTGGGCTCCCCGGAGGTCTCCGATGCTGAATCGCTGTGGGGGTTGCTGATTCCCATCCGCCGCGAATTCCAGCAGTACATCAACCTGCGGCCGGTAAAAACGCTCGACGGCGTGAAGTCGCCCCTGGCGAACAAGGAACCGATCGATATCCTCATCGTGCGTGAAAACAATGAGGGGGAATACTCGGAGGTCGGTGGGCGCATGTACCGCGGGCTGCCCCACGAAACCGCTGTCCAGGAAACCATCTTCACCCGCCTGGGAGTGTCCCGGGCAGCGCACTACGCCGCCTCGCTCGCGTCCTCCCGCAGGGGCCACCTGACTTCGGCCACCAAGAGCAACGGCATCATCCACACCATGCCGTTCTGGGACGAGGTAGTGGAAGAAACCACCCGCCTCTACCCTGACGTAACGCTCACCAGCGAACTGGTGGACGCCTTGGCTGCGCACCTGGTCCTCAAACCCTGGACCCTGGACGTCATTGTCGCCTCCAACCTGCTGGGCGACATCCTCTCGGACCTGGGCAGCTCGGTCACCGGTTCCATCGGTGTGGCTCCCAGCGCGAACCTGAATCCCGACGGTGATTTCCCATCCCTCTTTGAGCCGGTGCACGGATCTGCTCCGGACATCGCAGGGAAGGGACTGGCAAACCCGGTGGGCCAGATGTGGTCCGGCGCGATGATGCTGCAGCACCTGGGCCACCCGGAAGCCGCTGAGCACCTGCAGCAGGCATTCGAGGCAGTGTTGCGCGAGGGCCTCGGGACCCGCGACGTGGGAGGCCCGTCGTCGACGTCGGAATTCACCGCCGCTGTTTTGGCCGCTATCGATGTGATTGATGTGGCTGGCTCGATCGAGGCCAGTGCGGCGACCAAGCCCGCAGGAGCACCGGCGTCGTCATGACGGTTACCCCTGGACGCAAGAGGCCTGTTGTCACGGCACTGTATCGGGAGGCTTTGCCGCCCCGGTTGGAGGAGATCGAAGCCCTGGCCGAGGTCCGGCTGACCAAGGCAGAGGGACTGGCTGAAGCGATGGACGGTGCGGATGTCCTGTACCAGTGGCATTCCTTTTCCCCTGCCTTGCGGGAGAACTGGGACGCAGCGTCATCGCTGAAGTGGGTCCATGTAACGGCAGCGGGCGTTAGCCAACTCCTGTTCGACGAGCTCATCCAGAGCGACGTGGTCTACACGAATTCCCGTGGAGTCCTGAGCCGTGCAATTGCCGAATTCACGCTGGGTTTCGTCCTGGACCTTGCCAAAGACTCGCAGGGCTCGTTCAAGCTTCAGCAGCAGCAGCGCTGGCAGCACAGGGTCACCCGTAAGATCCAGGGTCAACGCGCCCTGGTGGTGGGCACCGGTTCCATCGGGCGGGAAATTGCGTCCCTTTTCCGTGCAGTGGGCCTGCACGTCAGCGGCGCCGGGCGAAGCAGCCGTCCGGGAGATGAACTGTTCGACCACATCCATTCATCCCGGGACCTCGCCGGGATCGTCGGCGACGTCGACTACCTCGTCCTGGCAGCGCCACTGACCGGGGACACCAAGGGACTCGTGGGCGCTGACGTCCTTTCCGCCATGAAATCCACCGCGCACCTCATCAACGTGGGCCGGGGGGAACTGGTTGGGACCGACGCGCTGGTGGAAGCCCTGGCCTCCGGATCCATTGCCGGTGCAGCACTGGACGTAGTCCATCCCGAACCGCTTCCCGCCGGGCATCCTTTATGGAGCATGGACAACGTCATCATCACACCCCACATGAGCGGCGACACCGAGGACTACCTCGATGACCTGGGGCAATTGTTCGTGGACAACCTGCGACTCTTCAGTCAAGGCAAACCCCTGCTGAACATCGTGGACAAAAACCTTGGTTTCGTCCCGGTGTCCTGATCCTGTTTCCCGCCACCCAGCTTTATTTTCCTAAGGAACTTTGCCATGAGCACCTCAACGACGACGCTCACCCAAATCAACCACTTCATCAACGGCGCCGAGTCCACAGGTGAGGGGGAACAGACCAGGCCGGTGTTCAACCCGGCGACCGGGCAGGTCACGGCTGAGTTGCGCCTGGCGAACGAGGCTGACCTGAACACTGCGGTGGCTGCTGCGAAGAAGGCAGCGGAGTCCTGGGGGGATATTTCGCTGGCGAAGCGCACGGGCGTGTTGTTCAAGTTCCGTGAACTCGTCGCCGCGCACGTGGATGAGCTTGCTGAGTTGATCACGGCCGAGCACGGGAAGGTGATCTCCGATGCGAAGGGTGAGATCGGCCGCGGCCTGGAAGTGATCGAGTTCGCCTGTGGCATCCCGCAGCTGCTCAAGGGTGATTACTCGGACCAGGTCTCCACCGGAATCGATGTCTTCTCCTTCCGCGAACCCCTGGGTGTGGTTGCAGGGATTACGCCGTTCAACTTCCCCGTGATGGTGCCGCTGTGGATGGCCCCGATGGCCATCGCCACCGGCAACGCGTTCATCCTCAAACCCTCCGAGCGGGACCCGTCCGCTCCGATGCTGCTCGCGAGCCTGTGGAAACAGGCCGGCCTGCCCGATGGGGTGTTCCAGGTCCTGCACGGCGGCAAGGAAACCGTAGACGGCCTGCTGACCCACCCGGACGTGGACGGCATCTCCTTTGTGGGTTCGACCCCGATCGCCCAGTACGTCCATGAGACCGCCACCAAGCACGGCAAAAGGGTCCAGGCCCTGGGCGGGGCGAAGAACCACGCCATCGTGATGCCCGACGCGGACCTGGACAACGCAGCGGACCACCTCGCGGCTGCCGCTTTCGGTTCCGCGGGGGAGCGGTGCATGGCGATCTCCGTCGCCGTGGCTGTGGGGGACGCTGCGGATTTGCTGGTGAAGAAGGTCCAGGAACGTGCGTTGGCGGTGAAGGTCGGCAACGGTACCGAACCCGGCGCGGAGATGGGCCCGGTCATCACCCCCGCTTCCAAGGAACGCATCCTCAGGATCGTCACCGAAGCAGAAACCGCCGGTGCGGCGATGGTGGTGGACGGCCGTGACCTGGTGGTCCCCGGCCACGAAGACGGGTTCTGGGTCGGCCCCACCGTGATCGACCACGTCAAGACCGAAATGACCGCCTACACCGAGGAAATCTTCGGACCCGTGCTCGTGGTGGTCCGCGTCGCCGACCTCGAGGAAGGCATCGCGCTGATCAACGCCAACCCGTACGGCAACGGCACCGCGATCTTCACCTCCTCAGGCGCGAACGCCCGCAAGTTCCAGCGCTCGGTCACGGTCGGGATGGTGGGCATCAACGTGCCCCTGCCCGTCCCGGTGGCCTACCACTCCTTCGGCGGCTGGAAGAACTCCCTCTTCGGCGACAAGCACATCTACGGCCCCGAAGGCGTCTCCTTCTACACCCGCGGCAAAGTCATCACCTCCCGCTGGCCCGAACCCACCCACGCCTCCGGCGCCTCCTACAACTTCCCCTCCAACTAACAGCCGCGTTCCGGGGCCAACTGCCGAAAGAAGGATGACATGCCTACTACCGTGAAGGCCTATGTGGCCTCGTCTGCTGCCTCGGCACTCACCCCTGGCACTGTGAAGCGGCGCGATCCGGGCGATTTCGATGTGCTGATTTCCATCAAGTACACCGGAATCTGCCACTCCGACATCCACGCCGCGCGCGGAGACTGGGCCAGCAACTACCCCCTGGTGGTGGGCCACGAGATCGTCGGAGTGGTGGAAGCCGTCGGTCCAAAAGTCACCCGCCATGCCGTAGGGGACCGGGTGGGGGTGGGCTGTTTCGTTGATTCCTGCAGGGAATGCGTCAATTGCCGGGCAGGGGAGGAGCAGTACTGCCTGCAAGGTGCCACGAGCACCTACAACTCTTTCGGCCGTGACGGACAGCCCACCGCGGGTGGTTACAGCACAGGAATCGTCGTGGATGAGAACTACGTCCTCCGGATTCCCGATGGCCTGCCTCTCCAGGACGCGGCCCCGCTGTTGTGTGCGGGAATCACCATGTATGCGCCGCTGCGTAACTGGAAAGCCGGGCCAGGCAAGCGCGTGGCCATCATAGGTATGGGCGGTCTGGGCCATATGGGGGTGAAGATCGCCGCGGCCTTGGGAGCCGAAGTCACGGTACTCAGCCAATCGCTGAAGAAGCAGGAGGACGCCGTCAGGCTCGGCGCCACCAGCTACTACGCAACATCTGAACCCGCCACCTTCGAATACCTGAAGGGCCAGCTGGACCTGATCATCAACACCGTCTCCGCGGACATCGACGTGGATGCGTATCTGTCCTTGCTTGCCTTGGACGGCACCATGGTCCTCGTGGGCCTGCCCTCCAAACCCCCAAACCAGCGCGCGTGGTCTCTGGTGGAATTCCGACGCAACCTCAGCGGCTCAAGAATGGGCGGAATCCGCCAAACACAGGAAATGCTGGACTTCTGCGCCGCCCACGGCCTCGGAGCAGACGTGGAAGTCATACACGCAAACCAGATCAACGAAGCATTCGAACGCGTACTCGCCAGCGATGTCCGCTATCGCTTCGTCATCGACGCCACAACGTTCTGAGGCACCCTGCTGAAGGGCAAATTATTACGGACGCCAAGAACGCCATTTCGCGGAAATAAAGAGGTAAGGCTAACCTAAATAGTCTTCAATTTCCTCTGTGCTTCCCCGGGCACACTTATCAGGCGGTTCCATTGCGCAAACTCAGCCCATTCGCAGCCCTTGGTCTTGCGGCCCTCCTTGCCCTAACGGGTTGTGGCCTGAGCGGGGCCCAGACGGGTACCGCCGGGAAGATCGCGGATACCAACCAGCGCATTGTGGTGGACAACTTCCGTGCACCCGTTGCCAACTGGGCGCTGGAATCCGACTCCGCGTACATCCTGTCGCTGTCCGGGTGCCTGGAGACGCTGACCAAGTACGACTCCGCCGAGGGCAAAGTGGTTCCGTTCCTTGCAACCGAATGGAAGCAGGTCTCACCCCTTGAGTGGGACTTCACCCTTCGCCAGGGCGTTAAGTTCCAGGACGGAACCGACCTCACTGCCGAGTCGGTGGCTGAGGCCCTTAACGCCGTTCTCAAGGCCAAGGTCCCTGCCCGGGCATTCAACCCGGGCATTGTCAGCGGTGTCCAGGCCATGGATGCCAAAACAGTTCGTGTGACAACTCCTGCGGAGAGCCCGCTGGTGCCGTACCGGCTTGCCAGCGTCAACACCGGCATCCTGTCGCCGGCTGCTTACCAGGGCACCACCGTGGACCCCTTCGGTCACTGCACCGGGCCGTTCGTTCCCGTGTCCGAGAAGGCCAAGCAGTCCCTGACGCTGGACCGCAACAAGAACTACTGGGGCGGCGAGGTGCAACTCGCTGGAGCCGAAGTCCGCTTCATCACCAACGGCGCGACCCGCGCAGCCCAGGTCCAAACCGGGGAAGCTGACATCTCCCTTTCCATCCCTGCCTCGGGCCTCTCCACGCTTAAGAACGCGCCCGAGGTTTCTGTTCTCAAAGCCAACTCACCCCGCACGGCGACGCTCTACATGAACAACGGACGTGCTCCCTTCAACAACGTCGACTTCCGCAAGGCCCTGCGGTCTGCGCTGGATCTTGATGCCCTGGCGGCCAGCGTCTACGAGGGCGCAGCCCTCCCGGCAGCGGGACCATTCGCACCCTCCGAACCGTGGGCAACAGGCAAAGCAAGCGCGCCGAAGCAGAACATTGAGGAAGCAAAGAAGCTCCTCGCCGATGCTGGATACAGCGCGGACAGGCCCTTGGAGATCATTGCCATCGTCGAACGGTCGGAATTCGCCGACGTCGCCACCGTGATTCAGGACAACCTGAAGAGCATTGGTGTCCCAGTCACTATCCAGGCCAAGGAATACGCCTCCGCTGAGCCTGATGTTCTGGCCGGCAACTATGACATGATCCTCAGCCAACGAAACCGGCTGATAGATATCGCAGATCCGATCGGCTTCCTCACCGCGGATTACACGTGCAAGGGCAGCTACAACCTCAGCCACTTCTGCAACGAGGAGTACGACTCCACCATTGCCGAAGCGGCCCGGACGTCCAACACCGAGGAACGCTACAAGCTGTATGCCAAGGCCGGCCAGATCCTGGATGACCAGGCCGTGAACCTCTGGCTGGTGAACGAACAAGCAACTGATGCTATCCGCAGCAACGTCCTCTCCTACGTTCAGGACCCGCTGTCCCGTTACGTCCTGACAGCCCAGACCGCAAAGTCCGGCTCCTAGCAGCGAGCCGGACCAACGAACCAAACCCCGCATGATCATGTTCCTTGCGAAGCGGACGGCGACCCTCATGGCCGCCGTCCTGCTGTCGTCTTTCGCTGTTTTCCTCATCCCCTACGTCACCCCGGGCGATCCTGTCCGCAAGATCATCCGCTCACGGGTGGCCGGGGATGTTGTGGACGATTCCACCGTCCAGGCCCTCGGCCAAAGCCTGGGCCTCCACGATCCACTCCCTGTCCAGTACTTCCGATGGCTCGGAGATTTCTTCAGCGGCGACATGGGGCTATCGCACATCAGCCGGACGCCCGTTGTTGACCAGGTAATGCCCGCTCTCGGCATCACCCTCAGCCTGGTGATCGTGGCGCTGGGCATTGCGGTCGCGGTTTCGCTGCCGTTGGGGATCGTCGCAGGACTGAAGCAAGGTGGCAAAGCCGACAAACTGATCACCACCATTACCCAGTCCTT
Coding sequences:
- a CDS encoding amino acid ABC transporter ATP-binding protein — encoded protein: MSTDGTIHARRIRKSFGHKTVLHDIDLDIASGEICCIIGPSGSGKSTLLRCINGLETVDSGILKVNGDDFGYYETDHAYHALPPKKLAQQRTRVGMVFQQFNLFPNMTARENVMSGPVLVKGADKKESSKRAQELLTSVGLGAFGDRYPAELSGGQQQRVAIARSLAMDPEIILFDEPTSALDPEKVGEVLGVMQDLAKKGMTMVVVTHEMGFAREVADSLIFMDEGYVVERGDAREILKNPKEARTQAFLKQVL
- a CDS encoding ABC transporter substrate-binding protein, producing the protein MKIRNKAQTAAAGLAVLLALSACGGTANSSDSPDASKTTNTTDISEGVQPDEKAVSLLPASYKDKGELTVAMDLHYPPTTFLAEDNSTPIGLNPDIARLVAKKLGLKLKFQDTKFDTIVPGLDGGRYDFTATTMSKTAERLKVLDMIDYFKAGNSVAVAAGNPLKLSNETLCGKNIAVTQGSTGQLKRLPALSEQTCTSKGQPAINAVTLPNVQEALTQLASKRIDGILYDTTSLAWAEKQQPKSFTILTPQINVGSSDLTAIGVKKGSALTPALQAAIQSVLNSPEYKKSLSTWGLDAGAITDAKLN
- a CDS encoding FAD-binding oxidoreductase; translated protein: MKLVPYWLDTAEPSGDYRRTPVPENVDVAIIGAGFTGLSAALEFAKQGASVAVFERHTVGWGASGRNGGMATTGLAIGFSTAVKRYGAPRAVEMFREYNDAIETIEKLVHDNGIDCDFKRFGKLSLAFHKSHYDGFLKSQELLANLVDHHVKVIPKSEIHSEIGTDFYQGAMMDPLGAGLHVGKFVHGLAKVAIDNGAVICENASVTELNKVSGTVHDVHTTRGITRAKQVLVATSGYTGNITPWLQRRVIPVGSFIICTEPLSEEVVNRILPNRRQASDSKMLTYYFRITPDNRLLFGGRARFALSSPDSDVKSAEILHKAMTELFPYLSKAKVDYIWGGLVDLSMDQMVHAGQHDGLFYSLCYSGHGVQMAAHMGKRMAHYMAGDKSANVWEDLKNPPVPGHFGPPWFLPFIGGAAKIIDRIK
- a CDS encoding haloacid dehalogenase type II, which gives rise to MAETNFRPKYISFDVYGTLINFDIDPTTRRLLDGRISEEQWPTFKKQFRGYRFDEVLGDYKPYEAILQDSFDRVCKRWGIGPTEGAGAAFADAVRGWVAHEDVPAPLKLMGDNYQLVALSNADDSFLDISIPKLGAEFHAVLTAEQAQAYKPRYQAFEYMLDTLNAKPEDFLHVSSHTRYDMHPMHDMGFRNLWMLDRGYDPIGGGYDLTTVKSLDEINKHLGL
- a CDS encoding amino acid ABC transporter permease, giving the protein MNGIDPALKPRLRRRSTFEYVAWVVSILFGAGILFSVSTNPNFKWDVVAKYFTHESILRGLMLTIFLTLASMALGTLLGLVIAIMRSSSVKPIAATAGAFITLFRGTPVLVQLIFWFNISALYPNLTIGIPFTDIGTAIDTNALMGPITAALVGLTLNEAAYMAEIIRGGFSSVGKGQIEAADSLGMSASTKMRKIIIPQAMPSIIPATGNQVIGMFKETSLVSVLGVAELLQSAQLIYARTYETIPLLIVASLWYLVMTLLLSYPQSKLEQKYSHTSARVPRKSKKVTLTAPEGIAR